The following are encoded together in the Streptomyces rapamycinicus NRRL 5491 genome:
- a CDS encoding cytochrome ubiquinol oxidase subunit I, producing MNLALAPETLARWQFGITTVYHFLFVPLTISLAAITAGLETAWVRTGKEKYFHATKFWGKLFLINIAMGVVTGIVQEFQFGMNWSDYSRFVGDVFGAPLAMEALLAFFFESTFIGLWIFGWDKLPKKIHCACIWIVSLGTILSSYFILAANSWMQHPTGYTIDKATGKAQLTDIWAVLTQNTTLVVVFHTLTAAFLTGAAFIIGISSFHLLRAKRRRERGEELGEQRKKQIGAMRASLRVGLVVAVIAGLGTAISGDQLGKVMFEQQPMKMAAAEALWDTQAPAPFSVFAVGDVGKGHNSVELEVPGVLSFLAHSNFTDSVPGINDIAQREADAYGGQPDDYIPSIFMTFWGFRLMIGFGMTSFVAGLIGLWTTRRKRWLAPAFRTGSDEVPRLMLTKKRELSPLLSTWSWRISILTMGFPLIANSFGWIFTEMGRQPWAVYGLMKTADAVSPGVSRTEVLISLGVFTLLYGVLAVIEVRLLTKYAKAGPDTDEKPPAKDPKLRLPSSGPGGPGGRGGPGGPGSPDGGASAEDEDADKPLTFAY from the coding sequence GTGAATCTGGCTCTGGCGCCGGAGACGCTGGCCCGGTGGCAGTTCGGCATCACGACCGTCTACCACTTCCTCTTCGTGCCGCTGACGATCTCTCTCGCCGCGATCACGGCGGGTCTGGAGACCGCCTGGGTCCGCACCGGCAAGGAGAAGTACTTCCATGCCACCAAGTTCTGGGGAAAGCTCTTCCTGATCAACATCGCGATGGGCGTGGTCACCGGCATCGTGCAGGAGTTCCAGTTCGGCATGAACTGGTCGGACTACTCCCGCTTCGTCGGTGATGTCTTCGGCGCCCCGCTCGCGATGGAGGCCCTGCTGGCCTTCTTCTTCGAGTCCACCTTCATAGGTCTGTGGATCTTCGGCTGGGACAAGCTGCCCAAGAAGATCCACTGCGCCTGCATCTGGATCGTCTCGCTCGGCACGATCCTCTCGTCGTACTTCATCCTGGCCGCCAACTCCTGGATGCAGCACCCGACCGGCTACACCATCGACAAGGCCACCGGAAAGGCCCAGCTCACCGACATCTGGGCGGTGCTGACCCAGAACACCACCCTGGTCGTGGTATTCCACACACTGACCGCGGCCTTCCTCACCGGCGCCGCCTTCATCATCGGGATCTCCTCCTTCCATCTGCTGCGGGCCAAGCGCCGCCGGGAGCGCGGCGAGGAGCTGGGCGAGCAGCGGAAGAAGCAGATCGGGGCGATGCGGGCCTCGCTGCGGGTGGGTCTGGTGGTCGCGGTCATCGCGGGGCTCGGTACGGCGATCAGCGGTGACCAGCTCGGCAAGGTGATGTTCGAGCAGCAGCCGATGAAGATGGCGGCGGCCGAGGCCCTCTGGGACACCCAGGCGCCCGCGCCCTTCTCGGTCTTCGCCGTCGGCGATGTCGGCAAGGGGCACAACAGCGTCGAGCTGGAGGTCCCCGGGGTGCTCTCCTTCCTGGCGCACAGCAACTTCACCGACTCCGTCCCCGGTATCAATGACATCGCCCAGCGGGAGGCCGACGCCTACGGCGGCCAGCCCGATGACTACATCCCCAGCATCTTCATGACCTTCTGGGGCTTCCGGCTGATGATCGGCTTCGGGATGACCTCGTTCGTCGCCGGGCTGATCGGGCTGTGGACGACCCGCCGCAAGCGATGGCTGGCGCCCGCGTTCCGCACCGGCTCGGACGAGGTGCCCCGGCTCATGCTCACCAAGAAGCGCGAGCTGAGTCCGCTGCTGTCCACCTGGTCCTGGCGGATCTCCATCCTCACCATGGGCTTTCCGCTGATCGCCAACTCCTTCGGCTGGATCTTCACCGAGATGGGCCGGCAGCCATGGGCGGTCTACGGGCTGATGAAGACCGCCGACGCGGTCTCCCCCGGCGTCAGCCGGACCGAGGTGCTGATCTCGCTCGGCGTCTTCACGCTGCTGTACGGGGTGCTCGCGGTCATCGAGGTGCGGCTGCTGACCAAGTACGCCAAGGCCGGACCGGACACCGACGAGAAGCCGCCCGCCAAGGACCCGAAGCTGCGGCTGCCGTCGAGCGGCCCGGGCGGCCCAGGCGGTCGCGGCGGTCCGGGTGGTCCTGGCAGTCCGGACGGCGGGGCCTCCGCCGAGGACGAGGACGCCGACAAGCCGCTGACCTTCGCGTACTGA
- the cydB gene encoding cytochrome d ubiquinol oxidase subunit II translates to MHLHDFWFLLIAFLWTGYFFLEGFDFGIGVLTKLLARDRTERRVLINTIGPVWDGNEVWLITAGGATFAAFPDWYATLFSGFYLPLLAILVCLILRGVAFEYRHKRPEDRWQRNWEHAIFWCSLLPAFLWGAIFANLVHGVPIGRDGNYAGGPSDLITPYALLGGVVTLVLFTFHGAVFAALKTDGDIRTRARRYAARLGLATAVVAVPFLVWTQGDSGNARSLVAVVIAVLALAAALIMNQRGREGWAFGLSGVAVAAAVAMLFLALFPEVMPSSLDPAWSLTAANAASSPYPLKIMTWVGAIMMPLIMAYQAWTYWVFRKRIGTRHIPAAH, encoded by the coding sequence ATGCACCTTCACGACTTCTGGTTCCTGCTGATCGCCTTCCTGTGGACGGGCTACTTCTTCCTGGAGGGCTTCGACTTCGGCATCGGCGTGCTGACCAAGCTGCTCGCCCGCGACCGCACCGAGCGCCGGGTCCTGATCAACACGATCGGGCCGGTGTGGGACGGCAACGAGGTCTGGCTGATCACGGCGGGCGGGGCGACCTTCGCCGCCTTCCCCGACTGGTACGCGACGCTCTTCAGCGGCTTCTATCTGCCGCTGCTGGCCATCCTCGTCTGCCTGATCCTGCGCGGTGTCGCCTTCGAGTACCGGCACAAGCGCCCCGAGGACCGCTGGCAGCGCAACTGGGAGCATGCGATCTTCTGGTGCTCGCTGCTGCCCGCGTTCCTCTGGGGAGCGATCTTCGCCAATCTGGTGCACGGGGTGCCGATCGGCCGGGACGGGAACTACGCGGGCGGTCCGTCGGATCTGATCACGCCGTACGCCCTGCTGGGCGGGGTGGTCACGCTGGTGCTGTTCACCTTCCACGGCGCCGTCTTCGCCGCGCTCAAGACGGACGGGGACATCCGGACCAGGGCGCGGCGGTACGCGGCCCGGCTCGGTCTGGCCACCGCCGTGGTCGCGGTGCCGTTCCTCGTCTGGACGCAGGGCGACAGCGGGAACGCCCGCAGCCTGGTGGCCGTCGTCATCGCCGTTCTGGCGCTGGCCGCGGCGCTGATCATGAACCAGCGGGGGCGTGAGGGATGGGCGTTCGGGCTGTCCGGGGTGGCCGTCGCGGCGGCCGTCGCGATGCTCTTCCTGGCGCTCTTCCCCGAGGTCATGCCCTCCTCGCTGGACCCGGCGTGGAGCCTGACGGCGGCGAACGCCGCCTCCAGCCCCTACCCGCTCAAGATCATGACGTGGGTCGGCGCCATCATGATGCCGCTGATCATGGCCTACCAGGCGTGGACGTACTGGGTCTTCCGTAAGCGCATCGGCACCCGGCACATCCCCGCCGCCCACTGA